One segment of Solanum lycopersicum chromosome 1, SLM_r2.1 DNA contains the following:
- the LOC101268713 gene encoding uncharacterized protein, translating to MDSLACLSVSNRPLAKKIQTFKFKFTQFDILEKGGVLASIEVRATFIEDIKAKQFEDENLNELKKKTVFGKAQDVTLDIGCDQDVSRFEQVKYYHQRPAGLLQRMSISEWKWEKIAIDFEVNLPKTLGKFDSIWIMIDGLTKSSHFIPVKIDYNALQLAKDYVKVIVRLHEIPLSIISDRGT from the exons ATGGATAGTTTAGCTTGCTTGAGTGTATCCAATCGACCTTTGGCTAAGAAAATTCAAACCTTTAAATTTAAGTTTACGCAGTTTGACATCTTAGAAAAAGGTGGAGTGTTAGCTAGCATTGAGGTAAGGGCCACATTCATTGAAGATATCAAGGCCAAACAATTTGAGGATGAGAATTTGAATGAGCTAAAAAAGAAAACAGTGTTTGGCAAGGCACAAGATGTGACTTTAGATATCGG ATGTGATCAAGATGTATCGAGATTTGAA caagtaaagtactATCATCAAAGGCCTGCAGGTTTGCTTCAGAGAATGTCAATttcggaatggaagtgggaaaagaTAGCTATAGATTTTGAGGTTAATCTCCCCAAGActttgggaaagtttgattctatttggatAATGATTGATGGATTGACTAAGTCCTCCCATTTTATTCCGGTCAAAATAGATTATAATGCTTTGCAGTTGGCTAAGGATTATGTGAAAGTGATAGTGAGGTTGCACGAGATACCTCTTTCTATCATCTCAGACCGGGGTACATAG